In the Merismopedia glauca CCAP 1448/3 genome, one interval contains:
- the kaiC gene encoding circadian clock protein KaiC, with protein sequence MADNNPDSTTADIPQNGVSKIRTLIEGFDDISHGGIPVGRSTLVSGSSGTGKTLFAVQFLYNGIVNFEEPGIFVTFEEAPTDIIKNAYSFGWDLQKLIDEGKLFILDASPDPEGQEIVGQFDLSALIERIQYAIFKYKAKRVSIDSITAIFQQYDAASLVRREIFRLVARLKQIGVTTVMTTERVDEYGPIARFGVEEFVSDNVVVVRNVLEGERRRRTIEILKLRGTTHMKGEFPFTLTNSGINIFPLGAMQLTQRSSNIRVSSGLKTLDEMCGGGFFKDSIILATGATGTGKTLLVSKFLEEGCLSGDRTLLFAYEESRAQLSRNANSWGINFEELEQKGLLKILCNYPESAGLEDHLQMIKSEIAEFKPSRIAIDSLSALARGVSNNAFRQFVIGVTGYAKQEEITGFFTNTTDQFMGTHSITESHISTITDTILLLQYVEIRGEMSRAINVFKMRGSWHDKGIREYSISKDGADIKDSFRNYERIISGSPTRTSVNEKSELSRIVQGVMERSEDDIGL encoded by the coding sequence ATGGCTGACAATAATCCCGATTCTACAACCGCAGATATACCTCAAAACGGTGTATCTAAAATTAGGACTTTGATAGAAGGATTTGATGATATCAGTCACGGAGGTATACCAGTAGGTCGAAGTACATTAGTTAGTGGCTCGTCAGGGACAGGAAAAACTTTATTTGCAGTGCAGTTTTTATATAACGGTATTGTGAATTTTGAAGAACCTGGAATATTTGTCACGTTTGAAGAAGCACCGACAGATATTATCAAAAACGCCTACAGTTTCGGTTGGGATTTGCAAAAGCTAATTGATGAAGGAAAATTGTTTATCTTAGATGCTTCTCCCGATCCAGAAGGTCAAGAAATAGTGGGTCAATTCGATCTATCCGCTTTAATTGAGCGGATTCAATATGCTATTTTTAAATACAAGGCTAAAAGAGTTTCCATTGATTCAATTACTGCGATTTTTCAACAATATGATGCAGCTTCTTTGGTTCGCAGGGAGATATTTCGTTTAGTAGCACGTCTCAAGCAAATTGGCGTAACTACAGTCATGACGACAGAAAGAGTCGATGAATATGGACCTATAGCGCGGTTTGGAGTTGAAGAATTCGTTTCAGATAATGTAGTAGTGGTTCGTAACGTCTTAGAAGGAGAAAGAAGAAGACGGACGATTGAAATTTTGAAATTGCGCGGTACTACGCACATGAAAGGCGAATTTCCTTTCACTTTAACTAATAGCGGGATTAATATCTTCCCCTTGGGAGCCATGCAATTAACCCAGCGTTCCTCTAATATTCGCGTCTCATCTGGATTGAAAACCCTAGATGAGATGTGTGGGGGAGGTTTCTTCAAAGATTCCATAATTTTAGCAACTGGAGCCACAGGAACCGGAAAAACCCTATTAGTGAGCAAATTTTTAGAAGAAGGATGCTTGTCAGGCGATCGCACCCTCCTGTTTGCTTACGAAGAATCCCGCGCTCAATTATCTCGCAACGCCAACTCCTGGGGGATTAACTTTGAAGAATTAGAACAAAAAGGTTTGCTCAAAATTCTGTGTAATTATCCAGAATCGGCTGGTTTAGAAGATCATTTACAGATGATCAAATCAGAAATCGCCGAATTTAAACCCTCTCGAATTGCGATCGACTCCCTTTCTGCATTAGCTAGAGGCGTTAGTAACAACGCCTTCCGCCAATTTGTGATTGGGGTAACTGGTTACGCCAAACAAGAAGAAATCACTGGTTTCTTTACCAACACTACCGATCAATTCATGGGAACTCATTCAATCACTGAGTCTCATATTTCTACCATCACCGACACCATATTGCTATTACAGTACGTTGAAATTAGGGGAGAAATGTCTCGCGCCATCAATGTCTTTAAAATGCGTGGTTCCTGGCATGATAAAGGTATTAGAGAATATTCCATCAGCAAAGATGGAGCAGATATTAAAGATTCCTTCCGTAACTACGAAAGGATCATCAGTGGTTCTCCTACCCGCACTTCGGTGAACGAAAAGAGCGAACTTTCGCGCATTGTTCAAGGAGTTATGGAACGCAGCGAAGATGACATCGGTTTATAG
- the kaiB gene encoding circadian clock protein KaiB — MTSVNKMYVLKLYVAGNTTNSLRAIQTLRNILENEFQGVYALKVIDVLKNPQLAEEDKILATPTLSKVLPLPVRKIIGDLSDREKVLIGLDLLYEEIQ, encoded by the coding sequence ATGACATCAGTGAATAAAATGTATGTTTTAAAGCTATACGTAGCTGGTAACACGACAAATTCTCTTAGAGCTATCCAAACTTTACGCAATATTTTAGAAAATGAATTTCAAGGAGTTTATGCCCTGAAAGTGATTGATGTTTTAAAAAATCCCCAGTTGGCAGAAGAAGACAAAATTTTGGCTACTCCAACTTTGTCAAAAGTTTTACCGTTGCCAGTTAGGAAAATCATTGGCGATCTCTCAGATCGAGAAAAAGTATTAATTGGTTTAGATTTATTGTATGAAGAAATCCAATAA
- a CDS encoding ATP-binding response regulator, whose product MLLSKARLIEFIELVPMVGEDASLDSIWEIFGNINPNNRLVVVDKHKQPLGAIALSDFVAKLWQTGIKLPLVNLPSSQDLTAQSYISEPLEILPAQLDLQQFWQHLSAPVNLNPQQQYALVNETGEYVGLLNSWLVLQYLAQHQIPVNHKKTETPIPSKVTGNHLEFLIQLLENFPLPVMLQADVGQVISQNQNWQAQISQVPVISQIPSINQINLFSNGELLSKGELIEHSHRDSHLEPYWQLIKIPLPQDLLVETASSKSLGAMQVSNADDLLWLVVAVDITHQQQIAAELAAKNADLVQLNRLKDEFLACVSHELKTPLTTVLGLSTLLKAGKVGELNERQSRYMGLIDKSGRQLMTVVNDILDLTRLETSQIELELAPFPIARVCDRAYQQALQLYLGKHQPVEPQAAEIEFSLNIEPELEDIIADEQRLCQMLVHLLSNAFKFTKSGGEIGLKVSHRQGWIAFTVWDTGIGIPAEKQHLLFQKFQQLESPLTREFEGIGLGLVLTQRLARLHGGDLSFISEAGKGSQFTLLLPPIPPRDWRFSLVEEGVEDKAKLWETGELAHQLKSLTPHRLVSSQLVLVVETVPRYIEDLTEKLSSLGYWVVVARSGTEAIEKARQFQPAAILLNPLLPLLSGWDVLIILKADERTRQIPVAITATVAEKETALQSQAEDFLTLPVEASALQQSLMRLTRLTGNNNPNLAILHLTAPYGFDLVQSHGDELFTSATEPLHTLVSQLNYRVLEADDLEQADFMARVWQPDVIVFDAVGIAEPVAYLEQLSHSSYLGSLPIVTVGERATQAGNQIKNLSVFPCLSTSSDRVDSSVRTTSNLLQVIQVAAGLVWEHSILVLDVEAISNPVTSMLSNGDRTLHSDWLLAATQYLHTAGLRSVFSHSWVEVKTQMAAHYFDLLLIYWECIPSDRQVIEELLTLAKISDRPPVLLLDRTEMSNPQSSSSTIFKVFTNIGDRIICGDTYSMADLVKLINQAIAAKN is encoded by the coding sequence ATGTTGTTATCAAAAGCCAGACTGATAGAGTTCATCGAACTAGTACCAATGGTGGGCGAAGATGCGAGTCTGGACAGCATCTGGGAAATTTTTGGCAATATTAACCCTAATAATCGTCTAGTTGTGGTAGATAAGCACAAGCAACCTTTAGGAGCGATCGCTTTATCAGATTTTGTCGCGAAGTTGTGGCAAACAGGCATAAAATTGCCATTAGTCAATCTTCCTAGTTCCCAAGATTTGACGGCACAATCCTACATTAGCGAACCACTAGAGATTTTACCGGCTCAGCTTGATCTTCAACAGTTTTGGCAACATTTATCAGCACCAGTCAACCTAAACCCTCAGCAACAGTACGCCTTAGTTAACGAAACTGGAGAATATGTTGGTTTACTCAACAGTTGGTTAGTTTTACAGTACCTAGCTCAACATCAAATCCCAGTCAATCACAAAAAGACAGAAACACCAATTCCCTCTAAGGTGACTGGAAATCATTTAGAGTTCCTCATTCAGCTACTAGAAAACTTTCCTTTGCCAGTCATGTTACAGGCAGATGTAGGGCAAGTGATTAGTCAAAACCAAAATTGGCAAGCTCAAATTAGTCAAGTTCCCGTGATATCTCAAATTCCCAGTATTAATCAGATTAATTTGTTTAGCAATGGCGAACTATTGAGTAAAGGTGAGCTAATAGAACATTCCCATCGAGATAGTCACCTAGAACCATATTGGCAGTTGATCAAAATTCCTCTCCCCCAAGATCTATTGGTGGAAACAGCCTCCTCAAAATCTTTAGGTGCGATGCAGGTGTCTAATGCAGACGATCTATTGTGGTTAGTAGTAGCAGTAGATATTACCCATCAACAGCAAATAGCAGCCGAACTAGCTGCCAAAAATGCTGATTTAGTCCAACTCAACCGTTTAAAAGATGAGTTTTTGGCTTGCGTCAGTCACGAGTTGAAAACCCCCCTAACCACTGTACTAGGATTATCAACCCTTTTGAAGGCAGGTAAAGTTGGGGAACTAAACGAACGTCAAAGTCGGTATATGGGATTGATTGACAAAAGCGGTCGTCAATTGATGACTGTGGTTAATGATATTCTGGATTTGACTCGGTTAGAAACTAGTCAAATCGAGCTAGAGTTAGCGCCATTCCCAATTGCTAGGGTGTGCGATCGCGCTTACCAGCAGGCATTACAACTATACTTAGGCAAACACCAACCTGTAGAGCCTCAAGCGGCAGAAATCGAGTTTTCGCTGAATATTGAGCCGGAATTAGAAGATATTATTGCTGACGAACAGAGATTGTGCCAAATGTTGGTTCATTTGCTCTCTAATGCTTTTAAATTTACTAAATCTGGCGGAGAAATTGGACTCAAAGTCAGTCACCGTCAAGGGTGGATCGCTTTTACAGTTTGGGATACAGGAATTGGGATTCCGGCGGAGAAACAACATCTGCTGTTTCAAAAATTTCAACAGCTAGAAAGTCCCCTCACCCGCGAATTTGAAGGTATAGGCTTGGGATTAGTATTAACCCAGCGTCTAGCTAGGCTCCACGGGGGAGACTTATCTTTTATTTCGGAAGCAGGCAAAGGAAGTCAATTTACCCTATTATTGCCGCCTATTCCTCCAAGAGATTGGCGATTTTCTTTAGTAGAGGAAGGGGTAGAAGATAAAGCTAAACTCTGGGAAACTGGGGAATTAGCCCATCAATTGAAATCATTGACTCCCCATCGCCTAGTGAGCAGTCAGTTGGTGCTAGTCGTCGAAACCGTGCCTAGATATATTGAAGATTTAACCGAAAAACTGAGTAGCTTGGGATATTGGGTGGTTGTTGCCCGTTCTGGCACAGAAGCAATTGAAAAAGCCAGACAATTTCAGCCAGCCGCGATTTTACTCAATCCTCTACTACCTCTATTATCTGGGTGGGATGTCCTGATAATTCTCAAAGCTGATGAGAGAACCCGTCAGATTCCGGTGGCGATTACGGCTACTGTGGCGGAAAAAGAAACGGCTTTGCAAAGTCAAGCGGAAGATTTTCTGACTTTACCAGTAGAAGCTAGCGCCCTCCAACAAAGTTTGATGCGCCTCACCAGATTGACTGGGAATAATAATCCCAATTTAGCCATCTTACACTTGACGGCTCCTTATGGGTTTGACTTAGTGCAATCTCACGGTGATGAGTTATTTACCTCTGCAACTGAACCATTACATACACTAGTTTCTCAACTTAATTATCGGGTATTAGAGGCTGATGACTTAGAACAAGCTGATTTTATGGCTAGGGTGTGGCAACCAGACGTTATAGTCTTTGATGCTGTGGGAATCGCCGAACCAGTTGCTTACTTGGAGCAATTGAGCCATTCTTCATATTTAGGTAGCTTACCCATAGTTACTGTGGGAGAGAGAGCTACTCAAGCGGGAAATCAAATTAAAAATCTGTCGGTGTTTCCTTGTTTATCAACTAGCAGCGATCGCGTGGATTCCTCAGTGCGTACTACTTCCAATTTGTTACAAGTAATTCAAGTGGCTGCTGGTTTGGTATGGGAACATAGCATTTTGGTTTTAGATGTAGAAGCGATTTCAAACCCAGTTACCTCTATGCTGAGTAACGGCGATCGCACACTACATTCTGATTGGCTGCTAGCTGCAACTCAGTATCTACATACGGCTGGCTTAAGAAGCGTCTTTTCTCATTCTTGGGTAGAAGTCAAAACCCAAATGGCAGCCCATTATTTCGATTTACTGCTAATTTACTGGGAATGTATACCTTCAGATCGACAGGTAATTGAGGAACTACTAACTTTAGCCAAGATTAGCGATCGCCCTCCAGTTCTATTATTAGATCGCACCGAGATGTCAAATCCTCAAAGCTCATCATCCACAATATTTAAAGTTTTTACCAACATAGGCGATCGCATAATTTGCGGAGATACTTATTCAATGGCAGATTTAGTCAAACTGATTAATCAGGCGATCGCTGCCAAAAATTAA
- a CDS encoding AGE family epimerase/isomerase: MTFKQLADRYRQALLSDIIPFWETKSIDTEFGGYFTCLDRYGQVFDTDKFIWLQARQVWLFSMLFNRLEPRSDWLDVADRGASFLRRYGMDAEGKWYFSLSRDGRPLVQPYNIFSDCFGAIAFSQYALASGDEEAKAIAHRTYQQILDRKSNPKGQYSKAFPGTRPLVSLALPMILANLTLELEWLLEADTVDKALETCVDEIFTLFLDSQHHILRESVSPSGQPVDCFEGRVINPGHGIEAMWFLMDIGQRQNNTQLIEKCVEVILRTLEFGWDEKYGGIFYFLDIDGKPPQQLEWDQKLWWVHLETLVALVMGYRLTGNAQCWSWYEKVHQYTWEYFPDPEYGEWFGYLNRQGEVLLDLKGGKWKGCFHVPRALYLCLREFEQLI; encoded by the coding sequence ATGACCTTCAAACAGTTAGCAGATCGATACAGACAGGCGTTACTATCTGACATCATTCCTTTTTGGGAAACTAAGTCGATAGATACAGAATTTGGGGGTTATTTTACCTGTTTAGACCGCTACGGTCAGGTATTTGATACAGATAAGTTTATTTGGTTGCAAGCAAGGCAAGTTTGGCTATTTTCTATGCTATTTAACCGTTTAGAACCACGGTCAGATTGGTTAGATGTAGCCGATCGCGGAGCCTCATTTCTTCGGCGTTATGGGATGGATGCAGAAGGTAAATGGTATTTTTCCTTAAGTAGAGATGGTCGCCCCCTAGTTCAGCCTTACAACATCTTCTCAGATTGTTTTGGAGCGATCGCCTTCAGTCAATATGCGTTAGCTAGTGGAGATGAAGAGGCAAAAGCGATCGCCCACAGGACTTATCAGCAAATCCTAGATCGCAAATCTAATCCCAAAGGTCAGTACAGTAAAGCTTTCCCAGGAACGCGCCCTCTGGTATCTCTAGCCTTACCCATGATTTTAGCGAATCTCACCCTAGAATTGGAGTGGTTACTAGAGGCTGATACCGTAGACAAAGCCTTAGAAACTTGTGTTGATGAGATATTTACCCTATTCCTTGACTCCCAGCACCATATATTACGAGAAAGTGTCTCTCCATCAGGTCAACCTGTAGATTGCTTTGAAGGTCGCGTCATTAATCCAGGTCACGGAATTGAAGCCATGTGGTTTTTAATGGATATTGGTCAGCGCCAAAACAACACCCAACTGATTGAAAAGTGTGTAGAAGTGATACTCCGCACCTTAGAATTTGGCTGGGATGAGAAATACGGGGGAATCTTCTATTTTTTAGATATCGATGGGAAACCCCCTCAGCAGTTGGAATGGGATCAAAAGCTATGGTGGGTGCATTTGGAAACTCTAGTAGCTTTGGTGATGGGATACCGTTTGACTGGGAACGCCCAATGTTGGTCATGGTATGAGAAAGTCCACCAATATACTTGGGAATATTTCCCCGATCCAGAATATGGAGAGTGGTTTGGCTATTTAAACCGCCAAGGCGAAGTTTTGCTCGATCTCAAAGGTGGAAAGTGGAAAGGTTGCTTTCACGTTCCTAGGGCACTTTATCTGTGTCTGCGAGAATTTGAGCAGTTGATTTGA
- a CDS encoding DUF4926 domain-containing protein: MTLELYQEIALNRDLSDYDLKAGDIATLLDFVTHPSGGEDGCVLEFFNAVGESLTVITVPISAIERLRADEILSVRSLVKTP; this comes from the coding sequence ATGACCCTAGAGTTATACCAAGAAATTGCCTTAAATCGGGACTTATCAGACTATGACCTTAAAGCCGGAGATATCGCAACTTTGCTTGATTTTGTCACTCATCCGAGTGGTGGTGAAGACGGATGCGTTCTGGAATTCTTTAATGCAGTGGGTGAATCCCTCACTGTCATTACAGTACCAATTTCAGCAATAGAGAGACTGCGCGCAGATGAAATTTTGTCGGTGCGTTCCTTGGTAAAAACACCTTAG
- a CDS encoding DUF6883 domain-containing protein, giving the protein MKIPENAIIPEDKITRYLLVLKTRNDKSKFLAQGGFSDKNPEALKAAIQLQAIASEAVKDRSNEYGTFYQVTGDLVGANGVYLSVVTIWLQRNIDGKFQFVTLKPYKES; this is encoded by the coding sequence GTGAAGATTCCTGAGAATGCAATTATTCCTGAAGATAAAATAACTCGATATCTTCTGGTTCTAAAAACTAGAAATGATAAGTCAAAATTTTTAGCCCAGGGCGGGTTTTCAGATAAAAACCCAGAAGCCTTGAAAGCAGCCATTCAATTACAGGCGATCGCATCTGAAGCAGTCAAAGATAGAAGTAATGAGTATGGCACTTTCTATCAAGTGACAGGAGATTTAGTTGGTGCAAATGGAGTGTATCTATCAGTTGTGACAATTTGGCTACAAAGAAATATTGATGGCAAATTCCAATTTGTCACGCTCAAACCCTATAAGGAGTCCTAA
- the hemH gene encoding ferrochelatase: protein MGRVGVLLLNLGGPDELNDVRPFLFNLFSDPEIIRLPIAALQKPLAWMISTMRHKKSQANYQQIGGGSPLRRITEAQADALEQELLAQGEDAKIYVGMRYWHPFTEEAIAQIKRDGVERLVILPLYPQFSVSTSGSSFRLLAKLWREDPSLQRIEYTVIPSWYQHPRYLQAMVDLIANELDRFPNPDAVHIFFSAHGVPLSYVEEAGDPYQKEIEDCTRLIINTLNRPNPHTLAYQSRVGPVEWLKPYTEEAIPELGQEGVKDLLVVPISFVSEHIETLQEIDIEYRELAEESGIEDFRRVPALNTHPLFINSLADLVLDALNTPSLKLNQVPQMTKMVKMYPQERWEWGLTTAAEVWNGRVAMIGILAILAEIIIGRGPLHFIGLL, encoded by the coding sequence ATGGGTCGCGTTGGGGTCTTATTGCTAAATCTAGGTGGACCAGATGAACTCAATGATGTTCGTCCATTTCTCTTTAACCTTTTTTCCGACCCAGAAATCATCAGGTTGCCGATAGCAGCTTTGCAAAAGCCTTTGGCGTGGATGATTTCGACCATGCGCCACAAAAAGTCTCAAGCTAATTACCAGCAAATTGGTGGCGGTTCTCCTTTAAGACGCATCACTGAAGCGCAAGCTGATGCTTTAGAGCAAGAGTTATTAGCTCAAGGGGAAGATGCCAAGATTTATGTGGGAATGCGATATTGGCATCCATTTACGGAAGAGGCGATCGCTCAAATTAAGCGAGATGGTGTCGAAAGGTTAGTAATCTTACCCCTATACCCTCAATTTTCGGTGAGTACTAGTGGTTCTAGCTTCAGATTATTAGCAAAATTGTGGCGAGAAGACCCCAGTTTACAAAGGATAGAATATACAGTTATCCCCTCTTGGTATCAGCACCCTAGATATCTGCAAGCGATGGTAGATCTAATCGCCAATGAGTTAGATAGGTTCCCAAATCCTGATGCAGTACATATTTTCTTCAGCGCTCATGGCGTTCCCTTAAGCTATGTAGAAGAAGCTGGCGATCCATACCAGAAGGAAATTGAAGACTGTACCCGTTTAATCATTAATACTCTCAATCGTCCTAATCCCCACACCTTAGCCTACCAAAGTCGAGTTGGCCCTGTAGAGTGGCTCAAACCATACACTGAAGAAGCCATACCAGAACTAGGACAAGAGGGAGTCAAAGATTTATTAGTTGTTCCCATCAGCTTTGTGTCGGAACACATTGAAACCCTACAAGAAATAGATATTGAATATCGAGAATTAGCCGAAGAGTCAGGTATTGAAGATTTTCGTCGGGTTCCTGCCTTAAACACCCACCCATTATTTATCAATAGTTTAGCCGATTTGGTACTCGATGCTCTTAACACTCCCAGTTTGAAGTTGAACCAAGTCCCTCAAATGACCAAAATGGTCAAAATGTATCCTCAAGAGCGTTGGGAATGGGGTTTAACTACTGCTGCTGAGGTATGGAATGGTAGAGTCGCCATGATTGGGATTCTCGCTATCCTCGCTGAGATTATTATTGGTCGAGGGCCATTGCATTTTATCGGTTTATTATGA
- the metK gene encoding methionine adenosyltransferase, which translates to MSRRYLFTSESVTEGHPDKICDQLSDTILDALLTEDPHSRVAAEVVVNTGLVVITGEITSKAHVNFARLVRQKIADIGYTNADNGFCATSCNVMVALDEQSPDIAQGVNQAHETREDDSEDALDAVGAGDQGIMFGFACNETPELMPLPISLAHRISRRLAAVRKTGDLPYLRPDGKTQVTVAYEDGRPVGIDTILVSTQHTASIDGITEEAAVQARIKADLWEKVVQPIFGDDEIKPDSETRFLVNPTGKFVVGGPQGDAGLTGRKIIVDTYGGYSRHGGGAFSGKDPTKVDRSAAYAARYVAKNIVAAGLADKCEIQLSYAIGVAKPVSFLVETFGTGKIEEERLLELVQKHFELRPAGIIQTFNLRNLPAERNGRFYQDVAAYGHFGRTDIELPWEQTDKAAILKDAAKELQTIS; encoded by the coding sequence TTGTCTCGTCGCTATTTATTCACATCTGAGTCAGTTACCGAAGGTCATCCCGATAAAATTTGCGATCAGCTATCCGATACTATTCTAGATGCTTTACTGACAGAAGACCCCCACAGTCGAGTAGCAGCCGAAGTAGTTGTTAACACCGGACTCGTCGTAATTACAGGAGAAATTACCTCTAAAGCTCACGTTAATTTTGCCAGATTAGTCCGCCAAAAAATTGCAGATATAGGCTACACAAATGCAGATAACGGCTTTTGTGCCACTAGCTGTAATGTGATGGTAGCACTAGACGAGCAATCTCCTGACATTGCCCAAGGGGTGAATCAAGCTCATGAGACAAGGGAAGATGATAGTGAAGATGCGCTTGATGCTGTAGGTGCAGGAGATCAAGGGATTATGTTTGGGTTTGCTTGTAATGAAACCCCAGAATTAATGCCCTTGCCTATCAGTTTGGCACATCGGATCTCTCGTAGACTAGCCGCAGTCCGCAAAACTGGAGACTTACCCTATCTGCGTCCAGATGGTAAAACTCAAGTGACTGTCGCTTATGAAGATGGTCGTCCTGTGGGGATTGATACGATTTTAGTTTCAACTCAACACACTGCTAGCATCGACGGTATTACGGAAGAAGCTGCTGTCCAAGCCAGAATTAAAGCAGATTTATGGGAAAAAGTAGTTCAGCCAATTTTTGGCGATGATGAGATTAAACCAGATAGCGAAACCCGTTTCTTAGTTAATCCTACAGGTAAATTTGTGGTGGGAGGTCCTCAAGGAGACGCGGGGTTAACTGGTCGTAAAATCATTGTTGATACCTACGGTGGATATTCCCGTCATGGTGGTGGCGCATTTTCAGGGAAAGATCCTACCAAAGTAGACCGTTCTGCGGCTTATGCGGCTAGATATGTGGCTAAAAACATTGTAGCTGCTGGCTTAGCAGATAAATGCGAAATTCAGCTAAGTTATGCCATTGGAGTAGCGAAACCAGTGAGTTTCTTGGTAGAGACTTTTGGAACTGGCAAGATTGAGGAAGAGAGATTACTAGAACTAGTTCAAAAACACTTTGAATTACGTCCTGCTGGTATTATCCAAACGTTCAATTTACGCAATCTACCTGCCGAACGTAATGGTCGATTCTACCAAGATGTAGCTGCTTACGGTCACTTTGGTAGAACTGATATTGAGTTACCTTGGGAACAAACTGATAAAGCAGCCATTCTTAAAGATGCAGCGAAAGAATTACAAACTATTTCCTAA
- a CDS encoding class I SAM-dependent methyltransferase, whose translation MSAANFNAYRQELLANASGDVLEIGFGTGLNLSYYPESIHQLIAIDANPGVLPLAQKRIQSSQINVEQQLLNGEKLPMPDNTFDTVVSTWTLCSIAKVEKAIQEIYRVLKPGGKFLFIEHGLASEPGIRVWQNRLTPFQKIVGDGCHLNRNIKQLLENQFESVTLQEFYAENVPKVLGYFYQGIATKCS comes from the coding sequence ATGTCAGCCGCTAATTTCAATGCATATCGCCAAGAACTGTTAGCTAACGCCTCTGGTGACGTTTTAGAAATTGGCTTTGGGACTGGTTTAAATCTTTCATATTATCCTGAATCGATTCATCAACTCATAGCTATCGATGCAAACCCTGGTGTTTTACCACTTGCTCAAAAACGAATCCAATCTTCCCAAATCAACGTAGAACAGCAGCTATTAAATGGAGAAAAATTACCGATGCCAGACAATACTTTTGACACTGTTGTGAGTACCTGGACATTGTGCAGTATAGCCAAAGTAGAAAAAGCGATTCAAGAAATTTACCGCGTCCTCAAACCAGGTGGCAAATTCCTCTTTATAGAACACGGACTCGCTTCAGAACCTGGTATTAGAGTTTGGCAAAACCGCTTAACACCATTCCAAAAAATAGTTGGTGATGGCTGTCATCTTAATCGTAATATCAAACAATTGCTAGAAAATCAGTTTGAGTCAGTCACTCTTCAAGAATTCTATGCTGAAAATGTTCCTAAAGTTCTGGGTTACTTTTACCAAGGAATAGCTACTAAATGTAGTTAA
- a CDS encoding metallophosphoesterase family protein, giving the protein MSLKRRKFLLFGITLGGIGVAGLAHQGLSKNHLPQQSFKVETSEFLSANQEGILEPLPKKDVRIVVISDLNSQYGATTYEPQVDKAIAMIPGWEPDLVLCGGDMIAGQKRSLSKGQITAMWAAFDEHISAPLRQVGIPFGFTIGNHDGSGAIVKGEQVFAGERELASKYWNSHDPGLNFGDRGNFPFYYSFQQKGIFYLVWDASNYLISSQQLAWVEKTLQSKEAQQAKMRIAIGHMPLYPVAIGRNKVGEYLADGDKLRSLLERYNVHTYISGHHHAYYPGKRGKLELLHTGALGSGPRQLINSKIPPRNTITIVDIDLDSASTRYTTYDMKTLAVINIHSLPRLIVWDKNWVLRRDIQVENLTQSEKESIN; this is encoded by the coding sequence ATGAGTCTGAAGCGACGCAAATTTTTGCTTTTTGGCATAACTTTAGGGGGAATTGGTGTTGCTGGATTAGCTCATCAGGGTTTAAGTAAGAATCATTTACCCCAGCAGTCATTTAAGGTTGAAACTTCAGAATTTTTAAGTGCTAATCAAGAAGGAATACTAGAACCTTTACCCAAAAAAGATGTCAGAATTGTCGTAATTAGTGACTTAAATAGTCAATATGGTGCTACCACTTATGAACCACAGGTAGATAAAGCTATAGCGATGATTCCAGGGTGGGAACCAGACTTAGTTTTGTGTGGCGGTGATATGATTGCAGGGCAGAAGCGATCACTCTCTAAAGGGCAAATTACCGCCATGTGGGCAGCTTTTGACGAGCATATCAGTGCGCCGTTGAGACAGGTTGGTATCCCCTTTGGATTTACAATTGGGAATCATGACGGTTCTGGTGCCATAGTTAAAGGCGAGCAAGTTTTTGCAGGGGAAAGGGAATTAGCGAGTAAATACTGGAATTCTCACGATCCTGGGTTGAACTTTGGAGATAGAGGGAATTTTCCTTTCTACTACAGCTTCCAGCAAAAAGGCATCTTTTATCTAGTTTGGGATGCTTCTAATTACTTAATTTCTTCACAGCAATTAGCTTGGGTAGAAAAAACCCTGCAAAGTAAAGAGGCTCAACAAGCTAAAATGAGAATTGCGATCGGTCATATGCCACTGTATCCAGTAGCGATCGGTAGAAATAAAGTGGGAGAATATTTAGCTGATGGAGACAAATTGCGATCGCTTCTAGAACGCTATAATGTCCACACCTACATTAGCGGACACCATCATGCATACTATCCAGGTAAGCGGGGTAAATTAGAATTACTCCATACTGGGGCATTAGGTAGCGGTCCCCGTCAATTAATTAATAGCAAAATTCCGCCTCGAAATACGATAACAATAGTAGATATAGATTTAGATTCTGCATCAACTAGATATACTACCTATGATATGAAGACTTTAGCTGTTATCAATATTCATTCCCTTCCCCGATTGATAGTTTGGGACAAAAATTGGGTATTAAGGCGAGATATTCAGGTAGAAAACTTGACTCAATCAGAAAAGGAATCTATCAATTAA